A genome region from Sceloporus undulatus isolate JIND9_A2432 ecotype Alabama chromosome 1, SceUnd_v1.1, whole genome shotgun sequence includes the following:
- the GAREM2 gene encoding GRB2-associated and regulator of MAPK protein 2: MERLRAALSGLAWSSGPPLPLDLIVAQRRLPALVRPAPGEYVEGFGDQDVLLIHSCRQWTTVTAHSLEEGHYVIGPKIDIPLQYPGKFKLLDQDRDLREPVQYFNSVEEVASIFPDRVFVMEAITFSVKVVSGEFSEDSEVYNFTLHAGDELTLMGQAEILCAKTPKEKSRFNTLLRKLGKAGVPGTGTGTGSSGMTGISGSICGSKALKGKMPCLICMNHRTNESLSLPFQCKGRFSTRSPLELQMQEGEHTVRSIIEKVRLPVNVTVPSRPPRNPYDLHTIREGHCYKLVSIISKTVVLGCALRKGEVVPFHLLLLTDMPRFLLPEGMLRPGGIGAGDPHLEKLLRESATLCQERFDPNEYSKAVREAKPDFSEECASPRRVQLCLQGCYARDELAHSFQCLSLCLYSASTTTAASSSSSSTESTSQDSGAGRGHQRLVLPSRNQEHATFFSEDPEREYVTPDWAEPTFRTPPELPYEELWANQNYAEPSGQPLWPESVHPKVGPRDLISFAGLGSPMGSLRRPGLLREDPPGDAPPPVPPKSDAVREECRLLVAPPVPPRGPHGPPTSSPPVPMRFPKLQVAASPSSSLSYYSSGLHDGSAPRSGSCSPSPDSYSLYCYPCTWGDCKAGEISGRQLVSSPPARPQSPPAASPHVTPTTTATQGSSWSDPWSYSDLGPSVATGRSTPLLGGSEAVKSYHSCPRLKGPPAQKRFAPFGALNPFSNPAYSSSPASSGSSDWLESLEWPQRPPGASSSPEPFEPFEGTQATEGDLHFQPSPPPRAAQAFEPPEAVAVRTSGATLSPAAIVHGAEGAVARLYLAQGVIEVPPAARHNGDGSSWQPPGDLSSLSLEEVSRCLRFIGLSEDVVSFFARERIDGSIFVQLTDEILLEDFRLTKLQVKKIMQFIKGWRPKI, translated from the exons GGAAGTTTAAGCTGCTGGACCAAGACCGGGACCTCCGGGAGCCCGTCCAGTACTTCAACAGCGTGGAGGAGGTGGCCAGCATCTTCCCAGACCGGGTCTTCGTCATGGAGGCCATCACCTTCAGCGTCAAG GTCGTCTCAGGCGAGTTCAGCGAGGACAGTGAGGTTTACAACTTCACCCTCCATGCAGGGGACGAGCTGACCCTCATGGGCCAAGCGGAGATCCTGTGCGCCAAGACCCCTAAGGAGAAGTCCCGCTTCAACACTTTGCTTCGGAAGCTGGGCAAGGCGGGCGTCCCTGGCACCGGCACTGGCACAGGCAGCAGTGGCATGACTGGCATCAGCGGGAGCATCTGCGGCAGCAAAGCCCTGAAGGGCAAGATGCCATGCCTGATCTGCATGAACCACCGGACAAACGAGAGCCTCAGCTTACCCTTCCAGTGCAAGGGCCGCTTCAGCACCCGCTCCCCGCTGGAGCTGCAGATGCAAGAGGGTGAGCACACAGTCCGCAGCATCATCGAGAAGGTGCGCCTCCCGGTCAACGTGACTGTGCCCAGCCGGCCACCCCGCAACCCCTACGACCTGCACACCATCCGAGAAGGCCACTGCTACAAGCTGGTTAGCATCATCTCCAAGACAGTGGTGCTCGGCTGCGCCTTGCGCAAAGGCGAAGTGGTGCCCTTCCACTTGCTCCTCCTCACCGACATGCCCCGCTTCCTCCTCCCCGAGGGCATGCTGCGCCCAGGGGGCATTGGGGCCGGGGACCCCCACCTGGAGAAGCTGTTGCGGGAGAGTGCTACCCTCTGCCAGGAGCGCTTTGACCCCAATGAGTACTCCAAGGCTGTGCGGGAGGCCAAGCCGGACTTCTCTGAGGAGTGCGCCAGCCCGCGGCGGGTGCAGCTGTGCCTCCAGGGCTGCTACGCCCGTGACGAGTTGGCACACTCCTTCCAGTGCCTCTCCCTCTGCCTCTACAGTGCCAGCACCACCACTGccgcatcttcctcctcctcctccaccgagAGCACCAGCCAGGACTCAGGAGCCGGAAGGGGCCACCAGCGGCTGGTCCTTCCCTCCCGAAACCAGGAGCATGCTACCTTTTTCTCTGAGGACCCTGAGCGGGAGTATGTGACGCCCGACTGGGCTGAGCCCACGTTCCGGACGCCACCGGAGCTGCCTTACGAGGAGCTGTGGGCCAACCAGAACTATGCAGAGCCCAGTGGGCAGCCGCTGTGGCCAGAGAGTGTCCACCCCAAGGTGGGCCCGAGGGACCTCATTTCCTTCGCCGGCCTGGGCTCTCCCATGGGGTCCCTGCGCCGTCCTGGGCTGCTTAGGGAGGACCCTCCAGGAGACGCACCACCCCCCGTCCCTCCCAAGTCGGATGCG GTGAGAGAGGAATGCCGCCTCCTTGTCGCCCCACCAGTGCCTCCGCGGGGCCCCCATGGCCCCCCAACCTCCAGCCCTCCAGTGCCAATGCGCTTCCCCAAGCTCCAGGTGGCTGCCTCGCCCAGCTCCAGCCTTTCGTACTACTCATCCGGACTCCACGATGG GTCAGCCCCACGGAGCGGCAGCTGCTCCCCGTCTCCGGACTCCTACTCGCTCTACTGCTACCCCTGCACTTGGGGCGACTGCAAAGCTGGGGAGATCTCCGGCCGCCAGCTGGTCTCCAGCCCCCCGGCGCGGCCTCAATCCCCTCCTGCAGCATCCCCACACGTGACGCCGACAACGACAGCGACTCAAGGGTCTTCGTGGTCAGATCCGTGGTCCTACAGTGACCTGGGCCCAAGTGTGGCAACGGGGAGGTCCACCCCACTTTTGGGTGGCAGCGAAGCTGTCAAGAGTTACCACAGCTGCCCTCGTCTCAAGGGGCCCCCTGCCCAGAAGCGCTTCGCCCCCTTCGGGGCCCTGAACCCCTTCTCCAACCCAGCCTACTCATCCAGTCCTGCGTCTTCGGGTTCCTCAGACTGGCTGGAGTCCTTGGAGTGGCCCCAGAGGCCACCAGGCGCCTCTTCCTCCCCGGAGCCCTTTGAGCCCTTTGAGGGGACCCAAGCGACCGAGGGGGACCTGCATTTCCAGCCCTCCCCTCCGCCTCGTGCCGCCCAAGCCTTTGAGCCACCTGAGGCTGTGGCTGTCCGGACGTCAGGGGCCACACTGTCTCCAGCGGCCATCGTCCACGGAGCCGAGGGGGCTGTGGCCCGGCTGTACTTGGCCCAGGGGGTGATCGAGGTGCCCCCGGCCGCCCGGCACAACGGGGATGGCTCCTCTTGGCAGCCCCCTGGGGACCTTTCGTCCCTGTCTCTGGAGGAGGTCTCCCGGTGCCTGCGCTTCATCGGTCTCTCCGAAGATGTGGTCAGCTTCTTCGCCCGGGAGCGCATCGACGGCAGCATCTTCGTCCAGCTGACTGACGAGATCCTCTTGGAGGACTTCCGCCTCACCAAGCTCCAGGTCAAGAAGATCATgcagttcatcaagggctggcgGCCCAAGATATAG